CTGCAAATAGCCGCAACGAAACAGAAGTGTTTCgagaggacacttaaaagtgatgcacacgtctgaaTCGTCCGATTGCAATCTTTACAGTAATCAAAAACACTTAATTGTATCTCATTCGTTCAACACcactgacggaaagagaaccTTAATAGCGCTGAGTCCAAATCTGtggcaacaacaagcgtgtccagacgtgtgcatcccttttaagtgtcctctggaaacacttctgttttgttgcagtgtatttgcagcactttttcttaatgtgttgtacTGTACCGTAAACTATAGCCAGCTAACATAGCGTGTTTCACACTACATACTATCACTATCTATGGTTTCACAATTAATTCTGTGTATGTAGTCAGCTTATTTGAATTGGCAGGTTAATTACAAGCAAAAGGCTCAAGCTAGTTCAGCAGCAGACATCTGCAATAGGCTAatgtcacaatgttaaaataaatggaaaacacaTACTTCTTATCTCATTTCCGAACACCGCTGACGGAGAGTGAACCTGTAGCGCGAGTCcggacgtgtgcatcacttttaagtgtcccctggaaacacttccgtttcgttgcggtctcatttgcagcgctttttcttaTACGTGTTGGGTCGCGGTCTTTGCAGCATGTTTCCTAAATACTGTGTTGTCCAATTGACGGGGAGGTTTTCttaatgtgcttgtgtttcGTTCTACTTGCACGCGTTCTCCTAAGTTTCAGCGCTGTGAGCTCTCGGGGCCACCGTACCTCGGACGTCTCAACGGGGTCAAACAGGCATTTTCAGGAAGCGGTGGAAAGGCGCAGTCGAGGCgacgtttgttgttgttgttgttgttgttgttgttgtcgttgttgttgttgtcgttgtcgtcgtcaCTCGCCCCGTCTGACAGTGTGGTCGCCGTGTCGGCACTGTGTGTCTCCGGTGTACAGTCGGCTCGGCTCTCTTCACCGGCGGACGAATGGCGATGACGGCGgcgagagcggcggcggcggcggcagggggCCCGGCGTCTTTGTCCCGGTTCCGGGGAGCGCTGGTGGCGGCGGTGCTCGGGGACTGTGTCGGCGGAGAGTTCGAGGGAGCGGAGGAGGTTCCCATGGAGAGCGTGCTGCAGCACCTGAACGGCCTGGACGACGAGACCAAAGGAAGCGGTGAGTGGACGCGCGAGATTTCCCACATCAGCCTGCACCAGATAAAGCCCCAGAATGTGTTGAAACCGAGCAATGGATACAATGGTTGTTCTTCCCTGAGCCCCGGCCCACTGTTCTCTTCCTCACCCATGTCCTGCAGAGGAgttcaaacaaaatgtctgtaatGAATACTACACCAGTCTGCCATTACTCAGATACCCCATACTAAACTATGGCAATAATCTGGGTTAATAAATGACCATCATTTACAACATAACGCCTCTAAAAGGTGGGAAATGGCCTACAGCAGAGATGGTTAAAATCCAAGTTCACGTGAAATGATTCAATTATTGAAATTTAAAGTTAATCGTGTGTAATTTAATGAGAGTTGTTATTCCAGATGTAAATCTGTGCGACGAAGTTTGCAGCTGCTATTTTAGAACACTTTACTAATGTAGCTGCACTGGTTCTAAATGATCTGTAAAGATGTGAGATGCAAGATGTTTTTGTGTATAATgcattgcttgtgtgtgtgtgtgtgtgtgtgtgtaggtattCTTGAGTACAGTGATGACACGGCAATGGCTCGTTGTGTGGTCCAGTCTCTACTTACTCGTACAGGCTTCGATGAGCACGACATGGCTCGCAGGTACAATATTACTCATTGCAGAAGTGTATATGTGTATTGCTGTGCCAACATTGTTTGGGAGGCTCGTGAAGTGAATTTGAGGACAGCGTTCACAATCACACAAGAAAAACCCAACTGATGCTCAGGCATCTCACCCCTCCAGGTTTGCCAAGGAGTACAGTACATCCCCTGGTCGTGGTTACGGTTCTGGAGTGATCCAGGTACTGAAGAAGCTGTCCTCCCCCCATCTCAGTGACGTGTACCAGCCAGCCAGGGACCAGTTTAATGGTCGGGGCTCCTTTGGGAATGGGGGGGCCATGAGGGCGGCTCCCTTCGCGCTGGCTTTCCCTGAACTGGCTGATGTTAAAAGGGTGAGCAGAGGGCATCTCTGTGGACTCAATTCATGTAATGGCATCTTATTAATAGGGATGGGTACTGAAATACTACAGGCAAATTACTGATAAGAGTACTGTCAAAGTAACACATCAATAAGCAATATTGGTAAGAGCAGTAGTAGCATTCAAACCTTAACACCACACATCCCTGCATTGTCATTTGTTTGATATATAACTAGTCCTGTCTAAGTCATTCTCTTGTTCCATTGCTGCTTGTACTAACCTTCTGTTGTCAGCTAACAACTGAGGCCTCTCAACACAAAGTTGATACTGTCTTTGTTACAAAGTGATCACTTCTGCATAAGACAGGACTAATATAATATGACTATTAAAGCATTTGGCTTTTAAATCACATGTTTCCCTTTACAtctcattttaaattttcttcTAACTCAGAGTGACCCGACACcacaaagacagacattttACTGTATGGCATTCCCCTCCTCTCAAACTTTGTTTCCCCCATCTACTGTCACTGTCTAATAAAAGGCATAAGgcccaaaatacatttattttaaaaaatcctctaAATTATGAATCAACAATGAAACACACAGGAAGCTGCACTGAGTTGGTCTGACTTGTCTaacctttgttttcctctccagTTTGCCCGTCTGGGCGCCATGCTGACCCACTCCTGCTCCCTGGGTTACAACGGAGCCGTGCTGCAGGCGTTAGCTGTGCACCTCTCCCTGCAGGGGGCGCTAGATTTACCTCAGCAGTTCATTAGCAGGCTCAtcacagagatggaggaagtggagggcGATGAAGCAGCACGCAAAGATGCCAGAATGTGAGTGCTACACCCTGAAAGCTTTTGTGTCCGCTTTAGCACAGATCTAATCTAGTCATGTCTGTTATTCGTGAGCAAACAAGGAAACTTTTGTTCacatatcatttatcattttttttacgtcTGTAATGTCCAACTTTGACTGTGCTACTTGATCAGCGTGAATCAGTGCAACTGTTTCATGTGGCGTGTCTATACAGCCTCAAGGAAGCAGAGAAGCCATTCTGTGAGCGCCTCCACAGAGTCAGAGACCTGATGGATAGGAGCCAGGTCAGCGTAGAGGAGGTCATCTCTGAACTGGGTCAGTATCTCTTTCAGTATATTTCTCTTCATCtaggttttcctttttgtccatCCCTTAATCCTGTTTCCGTTATTCCTccactttttaaatattgtaagtAAATGTTGCCTATACCATTGTTTATGTCAATCTTGTTCAagtgtctgaatctgtcttttctTCCAGGTAACGGTATTGCGGCACTCCACTCGGTGCCCACCGCTATCTTCTGTGTCCTGCATTGCCTGCAGCCCCGCGAATGCCTTCCAGAGAACTACGGCGGCCTGGAGAGGACAATATCGTACAGCTTGGCATTGGGAGGGGACACGGACACCATAGCCTGCATGGCCGGGGCCATCGCTGGGGCCCACTACGGCATCGAGGCCATACCACAGTCCTGGATGAAGTGCTGCGAGGGGGCAGAGGACGCAGACATTAACGCAGAGCGGCTTCACAGGCTTTACCACCAGTCGTTACAGGGCGGCGGGAGCGGGACAGGAGAGCAGAGCCGTGAATTCCGTTCTGTGAAGAAGTCGAACTCCTCTAACGgtacagagaagaaaaatgaagcagAGTGATGCTTGGaacaaatttcaaacaaaaggactctctcacacacaaagacacacgtTAAACATACACAAAGAGACTTTCAGTTTAAGACTTTTTTTGGTCTGCATATTAATACAGAATTATACACAATGTCCCTTCCCTGCTCCTTACTGTTTCGTGATGAACAATCTTCGGTTCTGTGAAAGTTGCACTAAGAGTTGGCCATGTCttgttttatctttattgtggataataaattaataaacttttttgttttattcacaatCTGTATGAGtgaatattttgcatttaagactcaaaaagaacatttgtttCAGGAAGGCCAATCTTCATCTCATTTATAGCCTagtgtgtatttacagtggATTAAGATATTAACAAAATATACTGCAAAAATTGAGTCCAGCATAATACTGAACATGGCAAGAAAGTGAGGACTGAAAACAGAACTGGAAAACAAGTCTTGAGAATCTGCAGCCATGCTAGTGGCTCTTAGGAGGCTGTGTAACACTGCAGTTTtgtgagctaaatgctaacctCAGCATACAAACATGTTCACAATAACAATGTCAATATTTTGATGTTTAGCCAGTATAAATAGCACATTAGCTACAGCAGTGActgttattatataatataatatcctTAAATATTGACAAGCTAAGTACATTTACGTGACTATAAAAAATCAAAGGATCACCAAACAGCTGCAGCCCAAAAGTACAGCATATAGCTTGTGctgttagaaaaaaacagtagaaaCTCGCAGCGTTTCAATCTGCGATATTCCTTGTTATAAAATTTGTTCAAAATAAACGTTAATGGATCTTTCATGTGGAACATTTATGCGAAGGAACACCTAAGATAAACTAAAATAGAAATTAACACAAATGACCTGTAACGGAAATGATCCACTGATACTCTGCCACTCAGGATCTACTGTTGCTCAGGTAAagctttggaaacatttattcatgtgcTCTCTGATTTGACTAACAGTCAAACgtcagcaaaaataaatacaaagtgcGAAATCACAGGTTTTTCTCTACTGGAGCGACCTCCAAGAACAGCTGCAGGAACACTGTTAACTTGGTCAGCAGGCCCGGGCAGAGCTTGTAATGGATGAAGGGTATGTAGATGAGGATTCCACTGAAGATGAACAAAGTCACATAGAGGTATTCAATCTGAGGACTGTCTATGATGGGGGCCAGCACAAGGAATATCGCTGCAATGAGGACCAGGATGGGGAGTATAATGGGAACCtgtggagtgagagagagagagagaaataaacaaGCATGACAACAAGCTGATATTCTCATGAAGTGC
The Scophthalmus maximus strain ysfricsl-2021 chromosome 15, ASM2237912v1, whole genome shotgun sequence DNA segment above includes these coding regions:
- the adprs gene encoding ADP-ribosylhydrolase ARH3 — translated: MAMTAARAAAAAAGGPASLSRFRGALVAAVLGDCVGGEFEGAEEVPMESVLQHLNGLDDETKGSGILEYSDDTAMARCVVQSLLTRTGFDEHDMARRFAKEYSTSPGRGYGSGVIQVLKKLSSPHLSDVYQPARDQFNGRGSFGNGGAMRAAPFALAFPELADVKRFARLGAMLTHSCSLGYNGAVLQALAVHLSLQGALDLPQQFISRLITEMEEVEGDEAARKDARILKEAEKPFCERLHRVRDLMDRSQVSVEEVISELGNGIAALHSVPTAIFCVLHCLQPRECLPENYGGLERTISYSLALGGDTDTIACMAGAIAGAHYGIEAIPQSWMKCCEGAEDADINAERLHRLYHQSLQGGGSGTGEQSREFRSVKKSNSSNGTEKKNEAE